The following DNA comes from Quercus robur chromosome 1, dhQueRobu3.1, whole genome shotgun sequence.
CTTTACAATTCAGTCAACATTTATCATTAGCTTTACGTTGAAGAAAGATTGCAcaagaaaattggaaatatCAGAACCcttgcaggaaaaagaaaaaacaataaaaatcaaaGGAATAGCATAAATATTGAAAAGAATGCTTTAAAGATTTGGTATAGTCTTCTCTATTCATAATATCTGACTTTGTTGTACAGAGATTATAAACTCTTTGAGAGATAAAAAGTATGATAAGGAActctaaatttagaaaatagaatctagcaaaatggaaaaaatttcaTACACAATGCCAGGTGAGTAGATAACCAAATAATACAATACAAAGAGAACTTGTTCAATACCATCTGAGGATTCAGCAATAGAAGGATTCTTTCTCAAGCAAAGCCTgtcacaaaaaaattatcacaagaTGAGCAGAGAAAATATATTGACAGAAAAATTTATAAGGCCAAAATAAAGCATCAACTACTGGTCATATTCTTTGAATCTAAATGAATGTATATCAAATAcgtaaaaataattaaaaatttccaaaacagCCATACTTCTTGTAGTTCCAATAGGGAATCTAATGGCATGTTTGGATgtttaaaaaaggagggagagtagagtagagggagggggagtaatctaattaccttgtttggaagttttttaaagaatgaGGGGGAGGGATTTGAAagggtttggaggggtttcaaccccctctaacccctcatttttaattcccccaaattggagagatttggagggagagtagaatAGATAAATTATTGTTCAAGTAAATTCTctaatttaccctttctaaattaacaaaattacacacagattattctttgtttgtttcctgagaaaatttaagttgaatgagaaaaaaagacTTGAGATTAATCAATGTTCCGTGCTTGCTTATGCTGCAGATTTAAGAGAAACCAAacagaaagcaaaaaaaaaaaaaaaaaaaaaaaagattataaaagcaaaaagaaacaaTGGGTCCTTCAACGAACTGGTTGTCTTTCTCACTGTCTCCGATGGAAATGCTGAGGTCCTCTGAGTCTCAGTTCATGAGCTATGAGAACTCCTCCACTGACTCTCCTCACTACCTGATCGATAACTTCTATACCAACGGTAAAAATCCCGACTTTTTTTGTTTCAGTATTTATAAGAAAGAAACTTATGTCCTGTTTAGTTGCTGAGAAGTTGCAGGAAAAGGATATACATGTTGATACTTTTGTGGAAagtatatacaaaaaaatatgcTTCCTGTTATGGGTTTcgcaaagtttttatttatttttattttctcaacgGTCAAGAGGAACGATTTTCGCAAAATTTAAGGAGTAGTagccattatttttttttttaattttatttatgcttcaccaaaaaaaaaaaaaaaaaaattcactaacaTATTCCAAGATTTGAACAATGATAATCAAGTTCAAGACTTtataaaactaataaattaattataaactaattttgcaagtctttttttttttttttttttttttttgatgtggtaagtccattttcaaatagaggtaaatttgtctatttaaattatttattctcctctacatcctaatttttaaaacatccaaacaagaggaagggctaattactcccttctcctttgctaattttaaaaacatccaaacaaggtagaGGGGAATCATTTCCTTCTAAACTCCTCTCCACTACTCTCcttccctctactctactctcctcccctctcctctctctctaaacttccaaacaggccataaagTATTCTTAGATGAGGTAATGAGATCTGAATATGCTGTATTGACACCCTCATCTGAATTACAGAATGAAGACCTAATTGGCTCCTGCAGACAATCCATCATCTTTAGACACTATGTTTAGATATTAAAGAGCTAGAATTAAAATAAGAGTAAAATACCAAAAAAGACCTGGGGTAATCTATTTGCACTTGAGAATGCTTTCTGAACTAACAATCTGAGCTCCAGAGCTTTGTCCCAAAGAGCCTTCaggaaaaaggagaaagaagttTATCAATGTTTAACCACACTCATAAGAGAGGGAAATGGTATAAAGAATAAACTAATTGCTTCAAAGAGTATAATTATTAAGAAAGGAAAGTAACAGTCAAGAacactatttaaataaaaaaataaaactgataCAACCGAAGGAAGGAAAACTAATGACTGAATCTGTAAAACCCACACCTTTTGATTTTTCACTGCCTGACCCTTAAGAAGATCTTCATCCTTGTGACGCttcaaatcattaaaaatatctctaaatgaaaattgaaaccCAACAATTATAAAACGGCATACATTTAACAGATATGCATGGACATATATGTCATAACAAGCATGCCTAATACCACGTATGTGAGTAATTGAGCATCTGTGTGCCACAAAGAAACTACCGACCAAACATTTTATAGATCcacctttcacctaaacaaccataatcatgatgaaaGAGAAAAGCACGGGTATGACATGAGgaatttctgaaaaattataacatgaaatAGCTGGTACACACTGGTAAGACAAGGATACAACACGAGTCGGCACCCTAAATGAAGTGCCCATGCCTCCTAGGAGAAAAGTAACACGCTACAATGTCACAGAAAAGAAGTCGGTTTGctgacacaaaaaaaaaaaaaccttcccaATTCATTGGAATACACCCTCCCCATAGATTTTCCTCCAAATTGTAAGTAAAAATTACTTGGTACAAGTCCTCtaagatttcaaaaaaaatcatataaaaaccCACATCCAGAAACTAAAAATCAATATGTTTCAATGTTATTACACACAAAATCAAGTGTACAACCAAATGTGATAAACAAATAACAGTCTTACATTTCCTGGTGCTTAAGATTCTGATACTCTTCTTCTAGCTGTTCCATCTCCTCATCTCCATTGTTAGCTTCTCCTTCATCTCCCTCTCCATCTTCACCTTCGTaattagcttcttcttcttcttcttcatgccCCAACTACATCATATATTGCTCAATTAACAagaatcacaaacacaaaaaccaaacccaataacaatattaatcaaaatttcactaattatggtaaaaattaaaaatagctttttttttggctcacaGTTAGATTCCCGttctccatgtcttcatcaaAATCTTCGAAATCGCTGTCGATGTCTTGCGCTTTTTTCGACCGCTTCGAATGTAAACCCATTATGAAAACATAAGAATTTCCAAAGAAGAACCAAATAGTTTTCCAAAACCTTGAATGAAGAAGAAGTTTAGCTGAGACCGGGTTTTGTTAAAGGTTTGGGCTTTTGATCAGAGGAAGAGGAAAGGTTTTGTAATTAGTTGGGCTGGGCTTCATCCAAGATAGGGCTTTACTAGTAAGCTGTGATTCATTATTTCAATCAAATAGGCTGAAAGCGGACCAGTTAATTAAGAGGAAATTATATTAACAGGCTTGATTAGGGGTCTAATGGGagtaagtttgagaaaatataaaatagaatttagAGCTTagtaaaatacaatttttccctttaaaaaacaaatagtaagattattttcaatcaaatagGCTTTACTAGTAAGCTAATATAAAAAACcattatgttatattatttattaactgtaaataaattaataaaaaacaaaaagagaattttttgaaatttaaataggGTAATTGTGTGGGtcaaaattaaacaattgtaTAACTTTCACATTTTTATTTCTGTTAATGTTGAGAGGTTCACAATggaagaattaaaataaaaaataaaaaatagcaacAATGAAAGAGATATTGCATAATAAATTTGGTCTCAAACTCCAACTTGACTGAGGTTCATGTTATTGGTGAAATCGTGATTGTGCTCAAAATTGGTGatgattatatatatgtttgtataaATAATAGAATAAATGATTCTATGATATATTCTACTACTTAAACCCTCAATCAAAAACTtgcaatatcatttttttaaaatatatattataataaataatttcatatacaaacacaatcataacaaatatttattaattgtcataatatttattaaatagttCCATTTAGAActaaaatcataataaataaatattaataactacaataattatcaaattcatatttaataaattatacacaaacaaaatcaaaataaatttgtattaataactataataattttcaaatttcagattttctttatatttcttgaAACTTCTAGTAATTGAGTTTAAatactattttaaattttttataaattacatcAACCTCCCTTGAGTTTTATGAAAATGACACTTCGCTCCAAATGTTTGTATAAATAATACTCTACTATTGATTTCTATAATCACAATAGAataagtagattttttttttgtaactttcTTAGCATGCTATtatgtttttagaaaaaaaaaatttatattgaacTCCTCgttttttacattgaattaactcacttggcacaaaaattataaaaaaaaaaaaaaaaaaaaaaaacttgcattagatgagacacgtggtacaaaattaaactataattgaatttcaatttttacactaaattaactaacttgacacaaagtttaaaaaataagattagatgggacatatAGTACGTACTATATGTCCCAtctaattgaattctaatttgaaatttaattgaattttctctcaatttcaccTATTCAACTTCacgtattaatatatatatatatatatagcgaGAGAGATTGattaatttcaaattccttTAACTCTTTGTTAATAGAGTTTTAGttggaatataatttataatttcttaaaatttaaaaaatagagttttacttttacctaattcatataatataagataaataaaattatagttagagtagaattttataAATTCTTGAAGCCTGTGAGTAATAAACTTTGAGCTAAACTAAAttatactaataaataaattaatcgTGTTGTCAATAATATAGAGTTTAGCTCGGAATAGAAGACTGGAGAAGAATTAGAAAGTCGGTGTGCTCCTCTATATAAAGCCCAAAGACCCCCTTAACTCTGATATAATACTCCGCTTGTTTGAAATCCAAAGTAATATAATTCCAAGCAATGTCAACTCATTGGTTCATCTTCCTCTCCATCCTATGCGTGACCGCATTCCGCTTCTACATCTTTGACCTCCTCGTCACCAACAACAGCCCTATCTTGCCAAAGTTCCGAGTCGACTCAGTCTCCGTCTCCAACTTCTCCTACTTCGACTCCAACTCCTCCGTCACCGGAAACTGGAACGCCCAGTTCTCCATCTATAACCCCAACAACTGGATGACCATCTCCTACGAAACCTCGCTCTTTCACGCATCCGGGTTCAATTCCGAGACCCGAATCCCTGCCTTCAACCAGTCCAGGCTTAGCCAGACGTTTGTCGATGCTACGTTCGCCTCTAGAGACGATTACGTGGACAGAGGGGCACTCCGTGACATCAACTTGGACGGCACACCTGGCTCAATCACTTTCAATGTGATGCTTGTTACTGGGTTTAAATTCATGGCTACTGGAAGTGGACAACTTGTAGATTTAGGGAGTGACTATTTCACGGTTTGGTGCGAAGGTTTggttgtttctctctctccatcatATAGCAGTGCCTCCGGGTCAGGGAAGCTG
Coding sequences within:
- the LOC126717659 gene encoding uncharacterized protein LOC126717659 codes for the protein MGLHSKRSKKAQDIDSDFEDFDEDMENGNLTLGHEEEEEEANYEGEDGEGDEGEANNGDEEMEQLEEEYQNLKHQEIDIFNDLKRHKDEDLLKGQAVKNQKALWDKALELRLLVQKAFSSANRLPQEPIRSSFCNSDEGVNTAYSDLITSSKNTLWPVWKFRVVRRVSGGVLIAHELRLRGPQHFHRRQLCLRKNPSIAESSDGIEQVLFVLLVKGFSIAFENISEQVADYMRDPSRMLKQMQLRRSTVSVFGTDPDRENSAKGEEVQADGDPELLDDSEFYTQLLKEFLETNDPKSSDFYALKRLQTKKRKIVDRRASKSCKIRYNVHEKIVNFMAPQTMDLPPMAPKLFENLFGLKTQKPASVV
- the LOC126717744 gene encoding uncharacterized protein LOC126717744 produces the protein MSTHWFIFLSILCVTAFRFYIFDLLVTNNSPILPKFRVDSVSVSNFSYFDSNSSVTGNWNAQFSIYNPNNWMTISYETSLFHASGFNSETRIPAFNQSRLSQTFVDATFASRDDYVDRGALRDINLDGTPGSITFNVMLVTGFKFMATGSGQLVDLGSDYFTVWCEGLVVSLSPSYSSASGSGKLVKPRDCDVF